In a genomic window of Babylonia areolata isolate BAREFJ2019XMU chromosome 3, ASM4173473v1, whole genome shotgun sequence:
- the LOC143279675 gene encoding transcription elongation factor S-II-like, with amino-acid sequence MGCEDDVLRIAKKLDKLISSNTSDHAQALDLLKALQDLKMSLEVLQKTRIGMTVNNLRKASTNEEVISLSKTLIKNWKKLLPADGGSQGGLSRQSSSSSLSRSSSSQKMEEGESGEGGDSQSATGSKEEEEEKDDKPQNGSSQVPPTQDVVRLKCRELLANALKSGEVPENVCDPVEMAAYIEDAIYKEFGNTESKYKNRVRSRVANLKDQRNPQLRQNVLVGLITPDRIASMTAEEMASDEMKDLRARLTKEAIDDHQMAKTGGTTTDLFKCGKCGKNNCSYNQLQTRSSDEPMTTFVFCNECGNRWKFC; translated from the exons ATGGGATGTGAAGACGATGTTCTACGCATTGCAAAAAAGCTTGACAAGCTGATTTCCAGTAACACATCA GATCATGCCCAAGCTCTTGACCTCTTAAAAGCTCTGCAAGACCTGAAAATGTCACTTGAAGTGTTACAA AAAACAAGGATTGGCATGACGGTCAACAACTTGCGGAAGGCCAGCACCAATGAAGAAGTCATCTCCCTGTCCAAAACTCTCATTAAAAACTGGAAGAAGTTGTTGCCTGCAG ATGGCGGGTCCCAAGGAGGCCTCAGTCGCCAgtcttcctcctcatcccttAGCCGCAGCAGTAGTTCccagaagatggaggagggggagtcagGAGAAGGGGGTGACTCACAGTCGGCCACTGgcagcaaggaggaggaggaggagaaggacgacaaGCCTCAGAATGGCTCCTCTCAAGTCCCCCCCACACAAGACGTTGTGCGACTCAAGTGTAGGGAACTTCTTGCCAATGCTCTGAAAAGTGGAG AGGTGCCAGAAAATGTGTGTGATCCAGTGGAGATGGCTGCTTATATTGAGGACG CCATATATAAAGAGTTTGGCAACACAGAATCCAAGTATAAGAATCGTGTTCGGAGTCGAGTGGCCAACCTCAAAGATCAGCGCAATCCACAGCTGCGGCAGAACGTCCTGGTCGGTCTGATCACACCTGACAGAATTGCCTCCATGACAGCAGAG GAGATGGCGAGTGATGAGATGAAGGATTTGAGGGCCAGGTTGACCAAGGAAGCGATTGATGATCACCAGATGGCCAAGACTGGAGGCACCACCACTGACCTGTTCAAGTGCGGCAAATGCGGCAAAAATAACTGCTCTTACAATCAG ctCCAGACCAGGAGTTCTGATGAACCCATGACCACCTTTGTGTTTTGTAATGAATGCGGCAACAGGTGGAAG
- the LOC143280417 gene encoding uncharacterized protein LOC143280417, translating into MQFAFSSRHLGYKIGLVSLYIVTILFLVGNLTPQWLHYSKTELNVPIKGGIIRYREVSAFSSVLTGCFKERMNGTYNPPLSGFFSSDSNTCGTGFFVKSAGGGWVHVCQAFEVTGALVLLLACIYTIRVNFCKSELGPRRPFVEIAALAAGVLGFLGSIIFVGKLGSTVRGSQHYSFAWTLFFTIFTSILLVVNGVVIAFFNRTSAYQSLQ; encoded by the exons ATGCAGTTCGCCTTTTCATCACGTCACCTGGGCTACAAGATTGGCCTGGTGTCTCTGTACATCGTCACCATTCTCTTCCTCGTCGGCAACTTGACCCCGCAGTGGCTCCACTACTCCAAGACCGAGCTGAACGTGCCCATCAAAGGAGGAATCATCAGGTACAGGGAGGTCTCCGCCTTCTCCAGCGTCCTCACGGGATGCTTCAAGGAAAGGATGAACGGAACTTACAATCCCCCGTTGTCCGGGTTCTTCTCCAGCGACTCCAACACGTGTGGTACTGGCTTCTTCGTGAAGTCCGCTGGGG gTGGTTGGGTGCATGTGTGCCAAGCTTTTGAAGTGACAGGTGCACTGGTACTCCTGTTGGCGTGCATCTACACCATCAGGGTCAACTTCTGCAAGTCTGAGCTTGGACCCAGAAGGCCCTTTGTTGAGATAGCCGCACTGGCTGCCG GAGTGCTGGGCTTCCTAGGCAGCATCATCTTTGTGGGCAAGCTGGGCAGCACGGTTAGGGGCAGCCAGCACTACTCCTTTGCCTGGACCCTCTTCTTCACCATCTTCACCAGCATCCTCCTCGTTGTCAACGGTGTCGTCATTGCCTTCTTCAACCGAACATCGGCTTACCAGAGTTTGCAGTGA